A region from the Elusimicrobiales bacterium genome encodes:
- a CDS encoding peptide MFS transporter, whose protein sequence is MKGHPKGLYMLFSVELWERFGYYGMRALLTLYMVKYLMFSTEKSGSVYGWFTGLVYLAPLLGGYIADRYLGQRKCITIGAILMSAGYFLLGFSKELFFPSLLTIILGNGFFKPNISTIVGKLYEPGDHRRDGGFTIFYMGINIGAMLSPLIAGYLGENFGWRYGFWSASVGMLVGLAIFLLNSRSALGNLCMGPAACSAPGVEGEPVHKASEPLTLEEKQRVAVIFILTFFAIFFWAAFEQAGTSLTLFADRSTDRTLFGWTFPASWFQAVNPVFIILLALPFSRLWTWMADKGIEPVTPKKFAWGLVFLGLGFVVMIFAAREYKATGAPISFMWLSAAYFLHTIGELCLSPVGLSMVTKLAPAKFASLLMGTWFLSSAAANIIGGRFAGCYDSMELSVFFMILAATAFVSAFFLFLLVKPLNRWMHGVH, encoded by the coding sequence ATGAAAGGACATCCTAAAGGGCTTTACATGCTGTTCTCGGTGGAGTTGTGGGAGCGCTTCGGCTATTACGGAATGCGCGCGCTGCTCACGCTCTACATGGTGAAATACCTGATGTTTTCCACCGAAAAATCCGGCAGCGTCTACGGCTGGTTCACAGGGCTGGTCTATCTGGCCCCACTGCTGGGCGGCTACATAGCGGACAGATACCTGGGCCAGCGCAAGTGCATCACAATCGGCGCGATACTGATGTCGGCGGGATATTTCCTGCTGGGGTTTTCAAAAGAACTGTTTTTCCCCTCGCTGCTGACCATCATTCTGGGCAACGGATTTTTCAAGCCCAATATCTCCACCATTGTGGGAAAACTATACGAGCCGGGCGACCACAGGCGCGACGGCGGCTTCACCATTTTCTACATGGGCATAAATATCGGAGCGATGCTCTCGCCGCTTATAGCCGGATACCTGGGCGAGAATTTCGGCTGGCGTTACGGGTTCTGGTCCGCCTCGGTGGGAATGCTGGTCGGGCTTGCGATATTCCTGCTAAACAGCCGCAGCGCGCTGGGGAATTTGTGCATGGGGCCGGCGGCATGCTCGGCTCCCGGAGTGGAGGGCGAGCCGGTCCATAAAGCCAGCGAACCGCTGACTCTGGAGGAGAAGCAGCGCGTGGCGGTGATTTTCATACTCACCTTCTTTGCGATATTCTTCTGGGCCGCGTTTGAACAGGCGGGCACTTCGCTTACGCTGTTCGCGGACCGCTCCACCGACAGGACATTGTTCGGCTGGACTTTCCCGGCAAGCTGGTTCCAGGCGGTGAACCCGGTGTTTATCATACTGCTTGCGCTGCCATTTTCCCGGCTGTGGACCTGGATGGCAGACAAGGGCATCGAGCCGGTAACTCCCAAAAAATTCGCCTGGGGACTGGTGTTTCTGGGACTGGGGTTTGTGGTGATGATTTTTGCGGCCAGAGAGTACAAGGCGACGGGCGCGCCGATAAGTTTCATGTGGCTTTCGGCGGCGTATTTCCTGCACACCATCGGGGAACTGTGCCTCTCGCCGGTCGGGTTGTCCATGGTAACAAAGCTGGCTCCCGCTAAATTCGCATCGTTGCTGATGGGGACATGGTTCCTCTCCAGCGCGGCAGCCAATATCATCGGCGGTCGGTTCGCCGGCTGTTATGACAGCATGGAACTTTCGGTATTCTTTATGATACTGGCGGCGACGGCGTTCGTCTCCGCCTTCTTCCTGTTCCTGCTGGTAAAGCCGCTTAACCGCTGGATGCACGGGGTGCACTGA
- a CDS encoding methyltransferase domain-containing protein, producing the protein MDIKEHNSGVRPENHWYYRTKRIPLAEYFDRTARIMSPVNVVDIGAGSGCFSDYLAGHGRGKIENIIRVDAAYESETSAGDSRISGQLITLRQMPADIRRSLIVLMDVLEHIDDDAGFLRDVVSRCRGGNRVFITVPAFMGLWSAHDVFLEHKRRYTLSQLEKTAEGAGIRLERGYYIYAGIFPLVWLMRRLRRGGKPVSDMKDNGKALSFILERLIRLEMPFRKYNRFCGLTCVVEGIIAG; encoded by the coding sequence ATGGATATTAAGGAACACAACAGCGGCGTGCGTCCCGAAAATCACTGGTATTACCGCACCAAACGGATTCCGCTGGCCGAATATTTTGACAGGACGGCGCGCATAATGTCGCCGGTGAATGTGGTGGATATCGGCGCGGGCTCCGGCTGTTTCTCCGATTATCTGGCCGGGCATGGCCGCGGGAAAATAGAAAATATAATCAGGGTTGATGCGGCCTATGAATCCGAAACCTCGGCGGGGGACAGCCGCATTTCCGGGCAACTGATTACCCTTCGGCAAATGCCAGCGGACATCCGGCGTTCCCTGATTGTGCTGATGGATGTTCTTGAGCATATAGACGATGACGCCGGATTCCTGCGGGATGTGGTTTCCCGCTGCCGGGGGGGGAACAGGGTGTTTATAACGGTTCCCGCTTTTATGGGCCTGTGGTCCGCCCATGACGTGTTTTTGGAACATAAAAGGCGCTATACTCTCTCGCAACTGGAGAAAACGGCGGAGGGAGCCGGCATCCGTCTGGAAAGGGGATACTATATATACGCCGGGATATTTCCTCTCGTCTGGCTTATGCGCCGTTTAAGGCGCGGCGGCAAGCCGGTCTCCGACATGAAAGACAACGGCAAAGCGCTCTCGTTTATTCTGGAACGGCTGATACGGCTGGAGATGCCGTTCAGAAAATACAACAGGTTCTGCGGCCTTACCTGCGTGGTTGAGGGAATTATAGCGGGATAG
- a CDS encoding DMT family transporter, which produces MTPVASLWTNWFFTATAPLAWAYAVRWLSPVALTFCCALLGFAYFLPWIIRNGALRGLFSRRLMFPLFVMGFFGGAVPVALLCFALKYTTAANAAIIAQVEVVYSLILSRLLLHEKFTPVKFAGAALVITGTLMIAFRERFTPRWTGDCLVLIAPVFYQLSHVAAKRLPKEIRPEFIAAARGLYASIALLPVVAVAAALGPLAVNPPAAVLPVVVWAGLIVNGLGNLFWYRAIRGMELSRATVIILSYPVLTFILSAALGMERAHLYQAGGLACALAGAYLATRHSEPVPSSPRQEAVSV; this is translated from the coding sequence ATGACTCCCGTAGCATCTCTTTGGACAAACTGGTTTTTCACCGCGACCGCGCCGCTGGCATGGGCGTATGCCGTGCGCTGGCTCTCGCCCGTCGCGCTGACTTTCTGCTGCGCCCTGCTGGGCTTTGCGTATTTCCTGCCGTGGATTATAAGGAACGGCGCGCTGCGGGGGTTGTTCTCGCGCAGGCTGATGTTCCCGCTGTTTGTGATGGGCTTTTTCGGCGGCGCGGTTCCGGTGGCGCTGCTGTGTTTTGCGCTTAAATACACAACAGCCGCCAATGCCGCCATCATCGCGCAGGTGGAGGTGGTGTATTCGCTGATTTTATCCCGCCTGCTGCTGCATGAAAAGTTCACGCCGGTCAAATTCGCCGGCGCGGCGCTGGTTATAACCGGCACGTTGATGATAGCTTTCAGGGAGCGTTTCACCCCGCGCTGGACCGGCGACTGCCTGGTGCTTATCGCGCCGGTGTTCTATCAGCTTTCCCATGTGGCGGCTAAAAGGCTGCCAAAAGAAATAAGGCCGGAGTTTATCGCCGCCGCGCGCGGGCTTTACGCCTCAATTGCGCTGCTGCCGGTTGTGGCGGTGGCGGCGGCATTGGGTCCGCTGGCGGTTAATCCGCCCGCCGCCGTGCTGCCGGTGGTGGTCTGGGCGGGGCTGATTGTAAACGGGCTAGGCAATCTGTTCTGGTACCGGGCGATACGGGGGATGGAGCTTTCGCGCGCCACGGTGATAATACTTTCCTATCCGGTGCTTACGTTCATCCTGTCCGCAGCGCTGGGGATGGAGCGCGCTCATTTGTACCAGGCCGGCGGACTGGCCTGCGCGCTGGCGGGGGCGTATCTGGCCACCCGCCACAGCGAACCGGTCCCATCTTCGCCGCGGCAGGAGGCGGTTTCCGTATGA
- the gyrA gene encoding DNA gyrase subunit A yields the protein MTKETGPQNKDLFGNIITRDIGEEMKSSYIDYAMSVIVGRALPDARDGLKPVHRRILYTMHEMGVRHNKAFKKSARIVGDVLGKYHPHGDMSVYDALVRMAQDFSIRYPLVQGQGNFGSIDGDPAAAMRYTEVRLAAVADELLADIDKETVRMVPNYDGSLMEPFVLPAKLPNLLVNGSSGIAVGMATNIPTHNLSEVCDATVAYIENPNIDVKELAKLIKGPDFPTAGIIRGRQGIRDYFETGRGSVRIQGRAEIEEMKGNREAIIITEIPYQVNKTTLIENIAQLVRDKKIADISDLRDESDRRGMRIVIEVKRDGNAQVVLNQLYKHTQLETSFGVIMLAIVDGKPRVMPIKEVLAHYVSHRKIIIAARTRFDLNKALAREHILQGLLIAIKNMDRVVQIIRKSEDALSAKRKLMDEFELTDIQAQAILDMRLHQLTRLETDAIEAERKELAKLIEELRGILADPKKVLKIIVSELAELKEKYGDKRRTEITSEAAELTLEDMVPLEEVAVNMSHSGYIKRIPLNTYRAQNRGGKGIIGGETKEEDFIEHLFVTSSHATILFFTTRGKVYSLRAYEITEGGRTSRGKAIVNLLQISGEEKITSAIAIRTFEENKGKEHYLTMCTRNGVAKRTALSEFENIRRNGIAAITLEDGDVLVDVQLTNGAMDMIIGTKDGMSIRFPESEVRSMGRQAQGVRGMRLGKGDVVVGMEAAEPKASPDLLTVCENGFGKRTELAEYREQHRGGSGVITIKTTERNGIVVGIKLVTPEKDLMVMTEKGMAVRLRCEQIRQTGRNAQGVRLVKMEENDKIASIAPVVSEKEEERIEGEAEAAPEPKDGKPSA from the coding sequence ATGACTAAAGAGACCGGACCGCAGAACAAGGACCTTTTCGGCAATATAATCACGCGCGACATCGGCGAGGAGATGAAATCCTCCTATATAGACTACGCCATGAGCGTCATCGTGGGCCGCGCCCTGCCGGACGCGCGCGACGGGCTTAAACCCGTACACCGCCGCATCCTCTACACCATGCACGAGATGGGCGTGCGCCATAACAAGGCTTTCAAGAAATCCGCGCGCATCGTCGGCGACGTGCTGGGCAAATACCATCCGCACGGCGACATGTCCGTATACGACGCGCTGGTGCGCATGGCGCAGGATTTCAGCATACGGTATCCGCTTGTGCAGGGACAGGGAAACTTCGGCTCCATAGACGGCGACCCCGCCGCCGCCATGCGTTACACCGAGGTCCGGCTGGCCGCAGTGGCCGATGAACTGCTGGCCGACATAGACAAGGAAACCGTGCGCATGGTCCCCAACTACGACGGCTCGCTTATGGAGCCGTTCGTGCTGCCGGCCAAGCTGCCCAACCTGCTGGTAAACGGCAGCTCCGGCATAGCGGTGGGCATGGCCACAAACATACCGACGCACAACCTCTCGGAAGTCTGCGACGCGACCGTCGCTTACATAGAAAACCCCAACATAGACGTCAAAGAGCTTGCCAAGCTAATCAAGGGCCCGGATTTCCCGACGGCGGGCATAATACGCGGCAGGCAGGGAATACGGGATTATTTTGAGACGGGGCGCGGCTCGGTGCGGATACAGGGCAGGGCGGAAATTGAGGAGATGAAAGGCAACCGCGAGGCCATCATCATCACCGAAATCCCCTACCAGGTCAACAAAACCACTCTTATTGAAAACATAGCCCAGCTGGTGCGCGACAAGAAAATCGCCGACATCTCCGACCTGCGCGACGAATCCGACCGGCGCGGGATGAGAATTGTCATAGAAGTAAAGCGCGACGGCAACGCGCAGGTGGTCCTCAACCAGCTATACAAGCATACGCAGCTTGAAACCTCCTTCGGCGTCATCATGCTGGCGATTGTGGACGGCAAGCCGCGCGTCATGCCCATCAAAGAGGTGCTGGCGCATTATGTAAGCCACCGCAAGATCATCATTGCGGCGCGCACGCGGTTTGACCTTAACAAAGCCCTCGCGCGAGAGCATATATTGCAGGGCCTGCTTATCGCCATCAAAAACATGGACCGGGTGGTGCAAATCATCCGCAAGTCCGAGGATGCGCTGTCTGCCAAGCGCAAGCTGATGGACGAGTTTGAGCTTACCGATATTCAGGCTCAGGCCATTCTGGACATGCGGCTGCACCAGCTCACCCGGCTTGAAACTGACGCCATAGAGGCCGAGCGCAAAGAGCTTGCCAAACTGATAGAAGAACTGCGCGGCATTCTGGCCGACCCGAAAAAAGTCCTTAAAATCATAGTCTCCGAATTGGCCGAGCTGAAGGAAAAATACGGCGACAAGCGCCGCACCGAAATCACCAGCGAGGCGGCGGAGCTTACCCTTGAGGACATGGTCCCGCTGGAGGAAGTGGCAGTCAACATGTCGCACAGCGGCTATATAAAGCGCATTCCGCTAAACACTTACCGCGCGCAGAACCGGGGCGGCAAAGGCATCATCGGCGGCGAGACCAAAGAGGAGGATTTCATAGAACACCTCTTTGTAACCTCCAGCCACGCGACGATACTGTTTTTCACCACGCGGGGCAAGGTGTACTCGCTGCGCGCCTACGAAATTACCGAAGGCGGGCGCACCTCGCGCGGCAAGGCGATAGTAAACCTGCTGCAAATATCCGGCGAGGAGAAAATCACCTCCGCCATCGCCATACGGACATTTGAGGAAAACAAGGGCAAGGAGCATTACCTCACCATGTGCACCCGCAACGGCGTGGCAAAGCGCACCGCACTGTCGGAGTTTGAAAATATCCGCAGAAACGGCATCGCCGCCATAACCCTTGAAGACGGCGACGTGCTGGTGGACGTCCAGCTCACCAACGGCGCGATGGACATGATAATAGGCACCAAGGACGGCATGTCAATCCGCTTCCCGGAGAGCGAGGTCCGCTCCATGGGCCGCCAGGCCCAGGGCGTGCGCGGCATGCGGCTGGGCAAGGGCGACGTCGTCGTCGGCATGGAAGCGGCGGAGCCGAAAGCCTCCCCCGACCTTCTGACCGTCTGCGAAAACGGCTTCGGCAAGCGCACCGAGCTGGCCGAATACCGCGAGCAGCACCGCGGCGGCAGCGGCGTAATAACCATCAAGACCACAGAGCGCAACGGCATAGTGGTGGGCATCAAACTGGTTACGCCGGAAAAAGACCTGATGGTGATGACCGAAAAGGGCATGGCCGTAAGGCTGCGCTGCGAGCAGATACGGCAGACAGGCCGCAACGCGCAGGGCGTGCGCCTTGTAAAGATGGAAGAGAACGACAAAATCGCCAGCATAGCGCCGGTTGTAAGCGAGAAGGAAGAGGAGCGCATAGAAGGCGAAGCGGAAGCCGCCCCCGAACCAAAAGACGGCAAGCCCTCCGCCTGA
- a CDS encoding glycosyltransferase — protein MQLSLNGAPRAFIVIPAYNESGRLGNLLSEIRDFNAAGQADIEFLVVDDGSLPEESGKMSALVSGLGLPDKVSFSRRDKNCGKGAALRFGFEKGLSTDRDYMGFIDADGSVPLPELARALRELHCGSGKGFAAITGARVKMLGYDVNRNPLRHYAGRVFATFVSLVSGAGIYDSQCGLKIFRRDALARHLNAPTDCRWVWDTQLLFSMLAAGEKILEMPVSWREVPGSKVSLIKDPLVMALHLAQFQMKLRKLNGY, from the coding sequence ATGCAGCTTTCATTAAATGGCGCGCCCAGGGCTTTTATTGTCATTCCGGCGTATAACGAGTCCGGACGGCTGGGGAATTTGCTTTCGGAAATCAGGGATTTTAATGCCGCCGGCCAGGCCGATATTGAGTTCCTGGTGGTGGACGACGGCAGCCTCCCCGAGGAAAGCGGGAAAATGTCCGCTCTGGTAAGCGGGCTTGGCTTGCCGGACAAAGTATCTTTCTCCCGCCGGGACAAAAATTGCGGGAAAGGCGCCGCGCTCAGGTTCGGGTTTGAAAAGGGACTGAGCACGGACCGTGATTATATGGGGTTTATAGACGCCGACGGGTCTGTTCCCCTGCCGGAACTGGCGCGCGCGCTGCGGGAATTGCATTGCGGTTCCGGCAAGGGCTTTGCGGCAATTACCGGCGCGCGCGTCAAGATGCTGGGTTACGACGTAAACCGCAATCCTCTGCGCCATTACGCGGGCAGGGTGTTTGCCACATTTGTTTCGCTGGTTTCGGGGGCGGGAATATATGATTCCCAGTGCGGCCTCAAAATTTTCAGGCGGGACGCGCTGGCCCGGCATTTGAACGCGCCGACGGATTGCCGCTGGGTCTGGGACACGCAACTGCTTTTTTCCATGCTGGCCGCCGGGGAGAAAATCCTGGAAATGCCGGTGAGCTGGCGGGAGGTTCCGGGCTCCAAGGTCTCTTTGATTAAGGATCCGCTTGTAATGGCGCTGCATCTGGCGCAGTTTCAGATGAAGCTGCGGAAACTGAATGGATATTAA
- a CDS encoding glutamine synthetase family protein, with product MLKQRTEAPLKNFLEIPYDELEAMNLSAVEAAETLPAAELEKKHRAYLEKEKYLKAVTLCFSDIEGRFHMLDYDKHFFLRAADNLTFDGSSIRGFSAQKESDLRLAADWSSIYWLPSDVFGPGKVIMFATVLNRDKTPYESDFRARLFELASGLKKTRGITANVSAEVEGFLINGLNAEQNYDKVKGFDLISTGGYFNSLPLDRLKMFIDASAEAQRAMGFRNEKDHPEVAPSQFELNFSYAHAVRACDMIQLYKLVCRQVAANMGMTATFLPKPVSGINGSGMHLNLSFFKGGKNIFHDAKGEGNLSPVAWDAISRILNHAQELSLVLNPSVNAYRRLDPHYEAPNQIKVSPVDRGSMIRIPAGNEKSARIEIRSVAPDANPYLALHALLKTILDGQPLTKDETKRDRVRYLPGNIYDALRIFRSSEFIKSALGAASHEKYASYKQAAAERSPKELGSIVKSSEVLFHHEVTNQMLWHKF from the coding sequence ATGCTTAAACAAAGGACGGAAGCGCCCCTCAAAAACTTCCTGGAAATTCCCTATGATGAGCTGGAGGCCATGAATCTCTCCGCCGTAGAGGCGGCGGAAACCCTGCCTGCCGCGGAACTTGAAAAGAAACACCGCGCCTATCTGGAAAAAGAGAAGTATCTGAAAGCCGTTACGCTTTGTTTTTCCGATATAGAAGGGCGTTTCCACATGCTGGATTATGACAAGCATTTTTTTCTGCGCGCGGCGGACAACCTGACTTTTGACGGCTCGTCCATACGCGGGTTTTCCGCGCAGAAGGAGTCCGACCTGCGCCTGGCAGCCGACTGGAGTAGCATATACTGGCTTCCCTCCGACGTGTTCGGCCCCGGCAAGGTGATAATGTTCGCCACCGTCTTAAACCGCGACAAGACGCCCTATGAATCCGATTTCCGCGCCCGCCTTTTTGAGCTTGCCTCCGGCCTCAAAAAAACGCGCGGCATCACCGCAAACGTTTCCGCCGAGGTGGAAGGCTTCCTTATAAACGGCCTCAATGCCGAGCAGAATTACGACAAGGTCAAGGGTTTTGACCTCATCTCCACCGGCGGGTATTTCAACTCGCTCCCGCTGGACCGGCTGAAGATGTTCATTGACGCCTCCGCCGAGGCGCAGCGCGCGATGGGCTTCCGCAACGAAAAAGACCATCCCGAAGTCGCCCCCTCGCAGTTTGAGCTTAACTTCTCCTACGCCCATGCGGTGCGCGCCTGCGACATGATACAGCTCTACAAGCTGGTTTGCCGCCAGGTCGCCGCCAACATGGGGATGACCGCCACCTTCCTGCCAAAGCCCGTCTCCGGCATAAACGGCAGCGGGATGCACCTGAACCTCTCTTTCTTCAAGGGCGGCAAGAACATATTCCACGACGCGAAGGGGGAGGGGAATTTGTCCCCGGTGGCGTGGGATGCGATATCGCGCATACTCAATCACGCGCAGGAACTCTCGCTGGTGCTTAATCCCAGCGTGAACGCCTACCGGCGGCTGGACCCGCATTACGAAGCCCCCAACCAGATAAAAGTCTCGCCGGTGGACAGGGGCTCCATGATACGGATTCCCGCCGGAAACGAGAAATCCGCGCGCATAGAAATCCGCTCCGTCGCGCCGGACGCCAACCCGTATCTGGCGCTGCATGCGCTGCTCAAAACCATACTGGACGGCCAGCCGCTCACCAAAGACGAGACCAAGCGCGACCGCGTCCGCTATCTGCCCGGCAATATTTACGATGCGTTGCGCATATTCCGCTCCAGCGAGTTCATCAAGTCCGCGCTGGGCGCCGCCTCTCACGAGAAATACGCCTCCTACAAGCAGGCCGCTGCGGAGAGAAGCCCCAAGGAGCTTGGCTCCATAGTGAAATCGTCGGAAGTGCTGTTTCATCACGAGGTTACAAACCAGATGCTCTGGCACAAGTTCTGA
- the pepT gene encoding peptidase T gives MRNELYRRFERYVKIDTKSDEASKTCPSTPGQLKLARLAAQEMKEIGLKKVSVDKNGYVLGELPANTAKKVPAIGFIAHLDTAPDASGANVKPQIHRNYKGGPIKIAPGVMLTTADSPELKKCIGEDIVTASGKTLLGADNKAGMAIILAAANFLKNNPQIKHGALKIAFTPDEEIGRGANRFPLKKFGAHCAYTVDGDTAGVIEDETFNADGIAITVTGKSVHPGSAKNVMANAVRIAADIAASWPENMLPETTEKREGFIMFTACAAGIESAALKGIAREHDLKKLRALEKMLEAIIAEKRVKYPAARIELKFTQQYRNMKSELDKHPQVMEHALAAMKEEGIVPRIKPVRGGTDGARLSFMGLPTPNIFTGGACFHGDREWVSLHGMEKSARAVIAILRQWEQASR, from the coding sequence ATGAGAAACGAATTATACCGCCGTTTTGAGCGATACGTCAAAATAGACACCAAATCCGACGAGGCTTCCAAAACCTGCCCCTCCACGCCTGGGCAGTTAAAGCTTGCCCGCCTTGCCGCGCAGGAAATGAAAGAAATCGGGCTTAAAAAAGTTTCGGTGGATAAAAACGGATATGTGCTGGGGGAACTGCCGGCAAACACCGCCAAAAAAGTCCCCGCGATAGGATTTATAGCCCATCTGGACACCGCGCCGGACGCCTCCGGCGCGAATGTAAAGCCGCAAATCCACCGCAATTACAAAGGCGGCCCAATCAAAATCGCCCCCGGCGTCATGCTGACGACTGCGGACTCGCCGGAGCTTAAGAAGTGCATCGGCGAGGACATTGTAACCGCCTCCGGAAAGACATTGCTGGGCGCGGATAACAAGGCGGGCATGGCGATAATACTGGCCGCCGCCAATTTCCTGAAAAACAATCCGCAAATAAAGCACGGCGCGCTTAAAATCGCCTTCACTCCGGACGAGGAAATAGGCCGCGGAGCAAACCGTTTTCCGCTGAAAAAATTCGGCGCGCATTGCGCCTACACCGTTGACGGCGACACCGCCGGCGTAATAGAGGACGAAACCTTCAACGCCGACGGCATCGCCATAACCGTTACCGGCAAGAGCGTGCATCCCGGCTCGGCCAAAAACGTTATGGCCAACGCCGTGCGCATAGCAGCCGACATCGCCGCCTCCTGGCCGGAGAACATGCTGCCAGAAACCACGGAAAAGCGGGAGGGTTTTATAATGTTCACCGCCTGCGCGGCAGGAATAGAATCTGCCGCACTGAAAGGCATAGCGCGCGAGCATGACCTCAAAAAACTCCGCGCGCTGGAAAAAATGCTGGAAGCCATAATCGCCGAAAAGCGGGTTAAATACCCCGCCGCGCGCATAGAGCTTAAATTCACCCAGCAGTACCGCAACATGAAAAGCGAGCTGGACAAGCATCCGCAGGTGATGGAACACGCGCTTGCCGCCATGAAAGAGGAAGGCATTGTCCCGCGCATAAAGCCGGTGCGCGGCGGCACCGACGGCGCGCGACTGTCTTTCATGGGGCTGCCGACGCCGAACATTTTCACCGGCGGCGCCTGTTTCCACGGCGACAGGGAATGGGTGTCGCTGCACGGCATGGAAAAATCCGCGCGCGCGGTAATAGCCATCCTGCGCCAGTGGGAACAGGCTTCCCGGTGA
- a CDS encoding DMT family protein yields MTRASAIVFLVISNTFMTYAWYGHLKDMKNKPLLLVIMASWSVAFLEYCFQVPANRMGARYFSLAQLKVMQEIITMGVFAAFSMLYMKQALRTDFLWAFLCLMGAAYFMFRAA; encoded by the coding sequence ATGACCAGGGCATCCGCGATAGTGTTCCTTGTAATCTCCAACACGTTTATGACCTATGCGTGGTACGGCCATCTCAAGGACATGAAAAACAAGCCGCTACTGCTGGTCATAATGGCAAGCTGGAGCGTCGCTTTTCTGGAATATTGTTTTCAGGTTCCGGCCAACAGGATGGGGGCGCGGTATTTTTCGCTGGCGCAGTTGAAAGTGATGCAGGAAATAATAACGATGGGCGTTTTCGCGGCGTTTTCAATGCTGTACATGAAGCAGGCCTTGCGGACGGATTTTTTATGGGCCTTCCTCTGCCTGATGGGCGCGGCCTATTTCATGTTCCGCGCGGCTTAA
- a CDS encoding sugar phosphate nucleotidyltransferase: protein MRQRFTAIVPVAGAGTRLKPHTNTFPKVLLTVGHKPILGHILDQLEEIGKPEIRMVIGYMGDKIRAYVDSRYPHLNVTYVEQPQPRGLGHAVWLASKGVSGPVFILLGDTILDGDMRQFIEFRESRIGVREVADPRRFGVVEIKDGFVSSLVEKPKEPKSNLAIVGAYSFTDCAALRKNLDGLIRSGKTTGGEIQLTDAIMNMVRHGLKIRPAGIDGWHDCGKPETLLETNRHLLNKHRAKFSPRLPGCLVVPPVYMAKTARAENCIIGPYVSVGEGARISSSIISDTIINENARISSAILNNSLIGPGAALAGAGQQINIGENSEILLNPKSLAE, encoded by the coding sequence ATGCGGCAGCGTTTCACCGCCATAGTCCCGGTGGCCGGAGCGGGCACAAGGCTAAAGCCCCACACCAACACATTTCCCAAAGTGCTGCTGACCGTGGGCCACAAGCCGATACTGGGGCATATTCTGGACCAGCTTGAGGAAATAGGCAAACCGGAAATCCGCATGGTCATCGGCTACATGGGCGACAAAATCCGCGCCTATGTGGACAGCCGCTATCCCCATCTGAACGTAACCTATGTGGAGCAGCCGCAGCCGCGCGGACTGGGACATGCGGTATGGCTGGCGTCAAAAGGCGTTTCGGGCCCCGTTTTCATCCTGCTGGGCGACACAATCCTGGACGGCGACATGCGCCAGTTCATAGAATTCCGCGAAAGCCGCATCGGCGTGCGCGAGGTGGCGGACCCGCGCCGCTTCGGCGTGGTGGAGATAAAAGACGGCTTCGTAAGCTCCCTGGTTGAAAAACCGAAAGAACCTAAATCCAACCTGGCGATAGTGGGCGCGTATTCGTTCACCGACTGCGCCGCGCTGCGCAAAAATCTGGACGGGCTTATACGCTCCGGCAAGACCACCGGCGGGGAGATACAGCTTACAGACGCGATAATGAACATGGTCCGCCACGGCCTCAAAATACGCCCCGCCGGGATAGACGGCTGGCACGACTGCGGCAAGCCCGAAACCCTGCTGGAAACCAACCGCCACCTGCTCAACAAGCACAGGGCAAAATTCTCCCCGCGGCTGCCGGGCTGTCTGGTGGTTCCGCCGGTTTACATGGCAAAGACGGCCCGCGCGGAAAACTGCATCATCGGCCCTTATGTGTCGGTGGGGGAAGGCGCCAGAATATCCTCCTCCATAATAAGCGACACCATCATAAACGAAAACGCGCGCATAAGCAGCGCCATCCTGAACAATTCGCTTATAGGCCCAGGCGCGGCGCTGGCCGGCGCCGGCCAGCAGATAAATATCGGCGAGAATTCGGAAATCCTGCTGAACCCGAAAAGCCTGGCGGAATAG